Proteins from one Deinococcus sp. AB2017081 genomic window:
- a CDS encoding thioredoxin has product MTERPFALLTQEHCPACDRLERMLGGPLRGQYAAQIEVVHRQQHPTAFETLAGAHGLRATPALLHRPSGQVLAAPTGLGEVQRFLALERAAAGTRPGG; this is encoded by the coding sequence ATGACTGAGCGCCCGTTTGCCCTGCTGACCCAGGAGCACTGCCCGGCCTGCGACCGGCTGGAGCGGATGCTGGGCGGGCCTCTGCGCGGCCAGTACGCGGCGCAGATCGAGGTCGTCCACCGTCAGCAGCACCCCACGGCCTTCGAGACGCTGGCCGGGGCGCACGGCCTGCGGGCCACCCCCGCGCTGCTCCACCGCCCAAGCGGTCAGGTGCTGGCCGCCCCCACCGGCCTGGGCGAGGTGCAGCGCTTCCTTGCGCTGGAGCGGGCCGCAGCGGGAACCAGGCCGGGAGGCTGA
- a CDS encoding VOC family protein, with the protein MPHAITPALMFQGACSDALALYTRVFPDARVEGLQHAGDGTVRGATLHLTPVLSVRVSDSPPVHAFTFTPSTSLFVDCTDAAEFDALYAGLSDGGEILMPPDDYGFSPRFAWLNDRYGVSWQLNVPA; encoded by the coding sequence ATGCCCCACGCCATCACCCCCGCCCTGATGTTCCAGGGCGCGTGCTCGGACGCCCTGGCCCTGTACACCCGCGTGTTCCCGGACGCCCGCGTGGAGGGCCTTCAGCATGCCGGGGACGGCACCGTGCGCGGCGCGACGCTGCACCTGACACCCGTGCTGAGCGTGCGCGTGTCGGACAGCCCGCCGGTGCACGCCTTCACGTTCACGCCGTCCACGTCGCTGTTCGTGGACTGCACCGACGCGGCCGAGTTCGACGCGCTGTACGCGGGCCTGTCGGACGGCGGCGAGATCCTCATGCCGCCGGACGACTACGGCTTCAGCCCGCGCTTCGCGTGGCTGAACGACCGCTACGGCGTGTCGTGGCAGCTGAACGTGCCCGCATGA
- a CDS encoding dihydrofolate reductase family protein, with protein sequence MPRVFLDLAVSVDGFIAAPDGGDGGLHDWYFAPDAAEDIKAELLSRIGAIVLGHTAFGTAPDGFDTEYHVPHFILTHTPRPSVQRGGASFHFVTEGLESALARARAAAGERDVCVAGGADVARQCLDAGLIDELQLHVAPVLLGGGLRLFGSAPPARLEHVRTVQSAHATHLTYRLGGH encoded by the coding sequence ATGCCGCGCGTGTTCCTCGACCTCGCCGTGTCCGTCGACGGCTTCATCGCCGCTCCCGACGGCGGCGACGGCGGTCTGCACGACTGGTACTTCGCGCCGGACGCCGCCGAGGACATCAAGGCCGAGCTCCTGTCGCGCATCGGGGCGATCGTCCTGGGCCACACGGCCTTCGGCACGGCCCCCGACGGCTTCGACACCGAGTACCACGTGCCGCACTTCATCCTGACGCACACGCCGAGGCCCAGCGTGCAGCGCGGCGGGGCGAGCTTCCACTTCGTCACGGAGGGCCTGGAATCCGCCCTGGCGCGGGCCCGCGCCGCCGCCGGCGAGCGCGACGTGTGCGTGGCCGGCGGCGCGGACGTGGCGCGGCAGTGTCTGGACGCGGGCCTCATCGACGAGCTACAGCTTCACGTTGCGCCCGTCCTGCTCGGCGGCGGCCTGCGGCTGTTCGGCAGCGCGCCGCCCGCCCGTCTGGAGCACGTCCGCACCGTGCAGTCCGCGCACGCCACGCACCTCACCTACCGCCTCGGAGGGCACTGA
- a CDS encoding dihydrofolate reductase family protein encodes MRSIIASLFITLDGVTEEPGDWQETFDEDMAAALAARLARSDTVVMGRGTYEYWAPYWPTATHEPYASFINGTPKYVASTTLKDVQWGTYDNIAVLDGDLADALAALRRQPGRDISVEASPTLVAWLLEQGLLDELQLFVHNVVAARGTRLFPQGGTLKRLTLTDSVISRSGVAILTYRPRPATG; translated from the coding sequence ATGCGATCCATCATCGCCTCCCTGTTCATCACCCTCGACGGCGTCACCGAGGAGCCCGGCGACTGGCAGGAGACCTTCGATGAGGACATGGCCGCCGCCCTGGCCGCCCGCCTCGCCCGGTCGGACACCGTCGTGATGGGCCGGGGCACCTACGAGTACTGGGCCCCGTACTGGCCCACCGCCACCCACGAGCCCTACGCCAGCTTCATCAACGGCACGCCCAAGTACGTCGCCTCGACGACCCTGAAGGACGTGCAGTGGGGCACGTACGACAACATCGCCGTGCTGGACGGTGATCTGGCCGACGCCCTCGCGGCCCTCAGGCGGCAGCCGGGGCGGGACATCTCCGTGGAGGCCAGCCCGACGCTGGTGGCGTGGCTGCTCGAACAGGGCCTGCTGGACGAGCTGCAGCTGTTCGTGCACAACGTGGTCGCCGCCCGCGGCACCCGGCTGTTCCCGCAGGGCGGCACCCTGAAACGCCTGACCCTCACGGACTCGGTCATCTCGCGCAGCGGCGTGGCGATCCTGACGTACCGGCCGAGACCGGCCACGGGCTGA
- a CDS encoding dihydrofolate reductase family protein, translating to MGRLVISEFISLDGVIDTPAWTAPYWNDDIAAFKGEEMGAARALLQGRVTYDGMAAAWPERGDDDPGAAIMNSIPKFVVSTTLREATWNNSTIIREHVVQEVQALKERTDGDVLVYGSGELFRFLSAHGLVDALNLLVYPVVLGEGKRLFAQSSGPASALTLTASRPMGGGVMLLQYAPAPTL from the coding sequence ATGGGACGACTCGTGATTTCTGAATTCATCTCGCTGGACGGCGTGATCGACACGCCCGCGTGGACGGCCCCCTACTGGAACGACGACATCGCTGCCTTCAAGGGCGAGGAGATGGGCGCGGCCCGCGCGCTGCTCCAGGGCCGCGTGACCTACGACGGCATGGCCGCCGCATGGCCGGAGCGCGGCGACGACGATCCCGGCGCGGCGATCATGAACTCGATTCCCAAGTTCGTCGTGTCCACCACGCTGCGCGAGGCGACGTGGAACAACTCGACCATCATCCGCGAGCACGTCGTACAGGAGGTGCAGGCGCTGAAAGAGCGCACGGACGGCGACGTGTTGGTGTACGGCAGCGGCGAGCTGTTCCGCTTCCTGTCCGCCCACGGGCTGGTGGACGCGCTGAACCTGCTCGTGTACCCGGTCGTGCTCGGCGAGGGCAAGCGCCTGTTTGCCCAGAGCAGCGGGCCCGCCTCGGCCCTGACCCTCACCGCGTCCCGGCCGATGGGCGGCGGCGTGATGCTCCTCCAGTACGCCCCGGCCCCTACCCTCTAA
- a CDS encoding alpha/beta fold hydrolase, which produces MKTIASADGTAIAFEQSGDGPAVILVSGGSVSRSSNAPLADLLAAQFTVYNYDRRGRGPSGDTQPYAPQREVEDIAAVVDAAGGSAFLYGSSSGAALALMAATLPGITRLALWEPPFILDPAARPPADAAQTVHDLVAADRRGDAAEYFMARVVGLPPEFVAHARTQPWWAAQEALAHTLEYDVTILGDYSLPEERLRATQVPTLVIDGADSAAFMHASADAAAALLPRGQRRTLSSQNHNVAAPVLAPVLAEFFR; this is translated from the coding sequence GTGAAGACCATTGCCTCAGCGGATGGTACGGCCATTGCCTTTGAGCAGAGCGGTGACGGGCCGGCCGTGATCCTGGTCAGCGGCGGTTCGGTGAGCCGGTCGTCGAACGCGCCGCTGGCCGACCTGCTGGCCGCACAGTTCACCGTGTACAACTACGACCGGCGCGGTCGCGGCCCCAGCGGCGATACCCAGCCCTACGCTCCCCAGCGCGAGGTCGAGGACATCGCCGCTGTCGTGGACGCGGCGGGCGGCTCGGCGTTCCTGTACGGCTCCTCGTCTGGCGCGGCGCTGGCCCTCATGGCCGCCACACTGCCGGGGATCACCCGGCTGGCGCTGTGGGAACCGCCGTTCATCCTCGACCCGGCCGCCCGCCCCCCGGCCGACGCCGCCCAGACCGTTCACGACCTCGTGGCGGCAGACCGGCGCGGCGACGCGGCCGAGTACTTCATGGCGAGGGTGGTCGGCCTGCCCCCGGAATTCGTGGCCCACGCGCGCACCCAGCCATGGTGGGCTGCGCAGGAGGCCCTGGCCCACACGCTGGAATACGACGTGACCATCTTGGGCGATTACTCGCTCCCGGAAGAACGCCTGCGGGCCACCCAGGTTCCGACGCTGGTCATCGACGGGGCGGACAGCGCTGCCTTCATGCACGCCTCCGCCGACGCCGCCGCCGCCCTGCTCCCCCGGGGGCAGCGCCGCACCCTGAGCAGTCAGAACCACAACGTGGCCGCACCGGTGCTGGCCCCAGTCCTCGCGGAGTTCTTCCGCTGA
- a CDS encoding VOC family protein, with protein sequence MLTVQPYLGFSGQSREALNFYQSCLGGTVELMTVADSPVAAHFPPDAQEHVLHGTLTSGPLVLNASDMREDTTRTHSVSLALQCADAAQARTVFDALSQGGTVTQPLGPSFWGGQFGEFTDRYGLHWLLNVPAEVR encoded by the coding sequence ATGCTCACCGTGCAACCGTACCTGGGATTCAGCGGGCAGTCCCGTGAGGCCCTGAACTTCTACCAGTCGTGCCTGGGCGGCACTGTGGAGCTCATGACGGTCGCCGACTCCCCCGTCGCTGCGCACTTCCCCCCGGACGCGCAGGAGCACGTGCTGCACGGCACGCTCACCAGCGGGCCGCTCGTCCTGAACGCGTCGGACATGCGGGAGGACACCACGCGCACCCACAGCGTCTCGCTGGCCCTCCAGTGTGCCGACGCCGCTCAGGCCCGCACGGTCTTCGACGCGCTCTCGCAGGGCGGCACGGTCACGCAGCCGCTCGGGCCGTCGTTCTGGGGCGGGCAGTTCGGCGAGTTCACGGATCGGTACGGCCTGCACTGGCTGCTGAACGTCCCCGCGGAGGTTCGCTGA
- a CDS encoding DUF4287 domain-containing protein, whose translation MSFQAYLDTVKEKTGKTVADFRTESEAQGLAKHGEIVAWLKRDYSLGHGHANAIAAALLKAEQFSAPKDDRADAVFAGKKTAWKPAYDALWAAVQAYGDDVGLAPTDTYVSFTRGGKKFAIVQPTAPRLDLGLKRRGVEATARFEAAGTWNSMVTHRVRITDAAQIDAEVMAWLRAAYEGAL comes from the coding sequence ATGTCATTTCAGGCGTATCTGGACACCGTGAAGGAAAAGACCGGCAAGACCGTGGCGGACTTCCGCACCGAGAGCGAGGCGCAGGGCCTGGCGAAGCACGGCGAGATCGTGGCGTGGCTGAAGCGTGACTACAGCCTGGGCCACGGCCACGCGAATGCCATTGCCGCCGCCCTGCTGAAGGCCGAGCAGTTCAGCGCCCCGAAGGACGACCGCGCGGACGCCGTGTTCGCCGGGAAGAAGACCGCGTGGAAGCCGGCCTACGACGCGCTGTGGGCGGCCGTCCAGGCCTACGGCGACGACGTGGGCCTCGCGCCCACCGACACGTACGTGAGCTTCACGCGCGGCGGGAAGAAGTTCGCCATCGTGCAACCCACCGCGCCGCGCCTCGACCTCGGCCTCAAGCGCCGGGGCGTGGAGGCCACGGCGCGCTTCGAGGCCGCGGGAACGTGGAACAGCATGGTCACGCACCGCGTCCGCATCACCGACGCCGCCCAGATCGACGCCGAGGTCATGGCGTGGCTGCGCGCCGCGTACGAGGGAGCGCTGTGA
- a CDS encoding winged helix-turn-helix transcriptional regulator has protein sequence MSPPRESTRRSYDDGCAAAHALDLVGERWALLVVRELLLGPRRFTDLKTTLPGISATVLTQRLSDLEGSGVLRREPLPAPATGHMYALTPWGRELEPILMQLGRWGAQSPFKGPAPISLATLVTAQKTMFSAAAAGDLNATVHLHVGRERFTARIGGGTLDLQSGLHGAPDATVTGDVPTLGGVIFGGLPLDAAEADGSLAVTGDHDLAARYVTLFPLPPTVCTP, from the coding sequence ATGTCCCCGCCGCGCGAGTCCACGCGCCGCTCCTACGACGACGGCTGCGCCGCCGCGCACGCCCTCGACCTCGTGGGCGAGCGCTGGGCGCTGCTGGTCGTGCGAGAGCTGCTGCTCGGGCCCCGGCGCTTCACCGACCTCAAGACCACCCTGCCGGGCATCAGCGCCACCGTGCTCACACAGCGCCTGAGCGACCTGGAGGGGAGCGGCGTGCTGCGGCGCGAACCGCTGCCCGCGCCGGCCACCGGCCACATGTACGCCCTGACGCCGTGGGGCCGCGAACTGGAGCCCATCCTGATGCAGCTCGGCCGCTGGGGGGCGCAGTCGCCGTTCAAAGGGCCCGCACCGATCAGCCTCGCCACGCTGGTCACCGCGCAGAAGACCATGTTCAGTGCGGCGGCGGCGGGTGACCTGAACGCCACCGTGCACCTGCACGTGGGCCGCGAGCGCTTCACGGCGCGCATCGGGGGCGGCACCCTCGACCTCCAGTCCGGTCTGCACGGCGCGCCCGACGCCACCGTGACCGGCGACGTGCCCACCCTGGGCGGTGTGATCTTCGGCGGCCTGCCCCTGGACGCGGCCGAGGCGGACGGATCGCTGGCGGTGACGGGCGACCACGACCTCGCCGCGCGCTATGTCACGCTGTTCCCGCTGCCACCGACCGTGTGTACGCCGTAG
- a CDS encoding VOC family protein, whose protein sequence is MNWTLEVVVVPVTDIDRAKAFYADGLGFHVDHDLHTGGGRRLVQLTPPGSGCSIVLGPQPAHMLPGSLQGVQLVVNDLRAAREELLARGVDVPEIQILGGPPRPATPDDDLNHVGFLFLRDPDGNGWAVQQISARP, encoded by the coding sequence GTGAACTGGACGCTGGAGGTCGTCGTGGTGCCCGTGACCGACATCGACCGGGCGAAGGCGTTCTATGCGGACGGCCTGGGCTTCCACGTGGATCACGACCTGCACACGGGGGGCGGGCGGCGGCTGGTGCAGCTCACGCCGCCCGGCTCCGGGTGCTCCATCGTGCTCGGGCCGCAGCCGGCGCACATGCTGCCCGGCTCGTTGCAGGGCGTGCAGCTCGTGGTGAACGACCTGCGCGCCGCCCGCGAGGAACTCCTGGCCCGCGGCGTGGACGTCCCGGAGATCCAGATCCTCGGCGGCCCGCCGCGCCCCGCCACGCCGGACGACGACCTGAACCACGTCGGGTTCCTGTTCCTGCGCGACCCGGACGGCAACGGGTGGGCGGTGCAGCAGATCAGCGCCCGCCCCTGA
- a CDS encoding dihydrofolate reductase family protein, translating to MTRTLISFVHLTLDGFVNGPQGELHWANVEPEIAADVDARLKTVEAAVYGREVYGMMAGYWPTVPGNPDSTEHERTHAAWVEAIPKVVISRTLERAEWHHTTLIRDDVAARVQALKAQPGGPLMVFGSPRLVHVLAELGLVDEYLIYLNPVTLGGGTPLFAPGHAGTLELLESKAFGAGVVMLRYGVRTPAEERA from the coding sequence GTGACCCGCACGCTGATCTCCTTCGTGCACCTGACCCTCGACGGCTTCGTGAACGGGCCGCAGGGCGAGCTGCACTGGGCGAACGTCGAGCCGGAGATCGCGGCCGACGTGGATGCCCGCCTGAAGACCGTGGAGGCCGCCGTGTACGGCCGCGAGGTGTACGGCATGATGGCCGGCTACTGGCCCACCGTGCCGGGCAATCCGGACAGCACCGAGCACGAGCGCACGCACGCCGCGTGGGTGGAGGCCATTCCGAAGGTCGTGATCTCGCGCACGCTGGAGCGCGCCGAGTGGCACCACACGACCCTCATCCGGGACGACGTGGCCGCCCGCGTGCAGGCCCTCAAGGCGCAGCCGGGCGGGCCGCTGATGGTCTTCGGCAGCCCCCGGCTGGTACACGTGCTGGCAGAACTCGGGCTGGTGGACGAGTACCTGATCTACCTGAACCCCGTCACGCTGGGTGGCGGCACCCCCCTGTTCGCGCCGGGGCACGCGGGCACGCTGGAGCTGCTCGAATCGAAGGCCTTTGGCGCGGGCGTGGTCATGCTGCGCTACGGCGTCCGAACACCAGCGGAGGAGCGCGCGTGA
- a CDS encoding DHA2 family efflux MFS transporter permease subunit, producing the protein MSAPPETLAPRDRAVIVILLIATFVVILNETIMNVALPVLMTDLRVDAGRAQWLSTAFMLTMAVVIPITGFLLQRLATRTVFLLAMGLFSAGTLLAALAPGFVPLLLARIVQASGTAIMLPLLMTTVLTVVPERGRGAVMGNISIVISVAPALGPTISGLILQAFSWRFMFVFVLPIALAALAYGARMLGNVGERKAAPLDVVSIPLSAVGFGGVVYALNQASGPGGFGSPAVLWPLGVALVALVVFVARQRALIRRDAPLLDLRAFAYPQFTLGVGVMVIAMMALFGGAILLPLYVQGVRGLSTLQTGLLLLPGGLVMGLLAPTIGRWYDRVGPRPLTLPGTVLMAGALFGFGGLTAATPAWALVALHVTLSIGLALLFTPVFTSSLSPLPPRLYSHGSAILSTLQQVAGAAGTALLVTLYAARSAAQAAQGAAPTLAQQGGIGLAFTVSAWIAVLAVPLALGLKRTGQAGHGHGDPHAPGPAPQPGD; encoded by the coding sequence ATGAGTGCCCCACCCGAGACCCTGGCCCCCCGCGACCGCGCGGTGATCGTGATCCTGCTGATCGCGACCTTCGTGGTCATCCTGAACGAGACGATCATGAACGTCGCCCTGCCCGTCCTGATGACCGACCTGCGCGTGGACGCGGGCCGCGCACAGTGGCTGTCCACGGCGTTCATGCTGACGATGGCCGTCGTGATTCCCATCACGGGTTTCCTGCTGCAGCGCCTCGCGACACGCACCGTGTTCCTGCTCGCCATGGGGCTGTTCAGTGCGGGCACGCTGCTGGCGGCCCTCGCGCCGGGCTTCGTGCCGCTGCTGCTGGCGCGGATCGTGCAGGCGAGCGGCACAGCGATCATGCTGCCCCTTCTGATGACGACCGTGCTGACGGTCGTGCCGGAACGCGGGCGTGGTGCCGTGATGGGCAACATCAGCATCGTGATCTCGGTCGCGCCGGCGCTCGGGCCGACCATCTCGGGCCTGATCCTGCAGGCGTTCTCGTGGCGCTTCATGTTCGTGTTCGTGCTGCCCATCGCGCTGGCCGCGCTGGCGTACGGCGCGCGCATGCTGGGGAACGTGGGCGAGCGGAAGGCCGCGCCGCTCGATGTGGTCTCCATTCCGCTGTCCGCCGTGGGCTTCGGGGGCGTCGTGTACGCGCTCAACCAGGCGAGCGGCCCCGGCGGCTTCGGCAGCCCGGCGGTGCTGTGGCCGCTCGGCGTGGCCCTCGTGGCCCTGGTCGTCTTCGTCGCGCGGCAGCGCGCCCTGATCCGGCGGGACGCGCCGCTGCTCGACCTGCGCGCCTTCGCCTATCCGCAGTTCACGCTGGGCGTGGGCGTCATGGTGATCGCCATGATGGCCCTGTTCGGCGGGGCGATCCTGCTGCCGCTGTACGTGCAGGGCGTGCGCGGCCTGAGCACCCTCCAGACCGGCCTGCTGCTGCTGCCCGGCGGGCTGGTCATGGGCCTGCTCGCGCCCACCATCGGCCGCTGGTACGACCGCGTGGGGCCGCGCCCGCTGACGCTGCCCGGCACGGTGCTCATGGCGGGCGCGCTGTTCGGTTTCGGGGGCCTGACGGCCGCCACCCCCGCGTGGGCGCTCGTGGCGCTGCACGTGACCCTGAGCATCGGGCTGGCGCTGCTGTTCACGCCGGTGTTCACGAGCAGCCTCTCGCCCCTGCCGCCCCGCCTGTACTCGCACGGCAGCGCGATCCTCAGCACCCTGCAACAGGTCGCGGGGGCCGCCGGCACCGCCCTGCTCGTCACGCTGTACGCCGCCCGCAGCGCCGCCCAGGCCGCGCAGGGGGCCGCCCCCACCCTCGCGCAGCAGGGCGGCATCGGGCTGGCCTTCACCGTCTCGGCGTGGATCGCCGTGCTCGCCGTCCCGCTCGCGCTGGGCCTGAAACGCACCGGGCAGGCCGGGCACGGCCACGGCGACCCCCACGCGCCCGGCCCGGCCCCGCAGCCCGGCGACTGA
- a CDS encoding GrpB family protein — translation MPDLPPVPTDPPLTDEEMRAAFVVPPPRLTGPILVVPSDPQWPALYAREAARLRRVLGARALALEHVGSTSVPGLSAKPIIDLDLTVADSADEAAYVPELEAAGYVLTIREPGWHEHRMFGGPDTDINLHVWSPGSPEAIRHVVFRDWLRAHDDDRHAYDALKRDLATRPYTYMHEYNNDKAALIREIYARAVASQA, via the coding sequence ATGCCCGACCTGCCCCCGGTGCCGACCGATCCGCCCCTGACCGATGAGGAGATGCGCGCCGCCTTCGTGGTGCCCCCGCCGCGCCTGACCGGCCCCATCCTGGTCGTGCCGTCCGATCCGCAGTGGCCCGCGCTGTATGCCCGCGAGGCCGCGAGGCTGCGGCGCGTGCTGGGCGCGCGCGCCCTGGCCCTGGAGCACGTCGGCTCGACCAGCGTGCCGGGTCTGAGCGCCAAGCCGATCATCGATCTCGACCTGACTGTCGCGGACAGCGCCGACGAGGCCGCGTACGTCCCGGAACTGGAGGCTGCCGGGTACGTCCTGACCATCCGCGAGCCCGGGTGGCACGAGCACCGCATGTTCGGGGGCCCGGACACGGACATCAACCTGCACGTGTGGTCGCCCGGCAGTCCCGAGGCCATCCGGCACGTGGTCTTCCGCGACTGGCTGCGCGCCCATGACGACGACCGGCACGCGTACGACGCCCTGAAACGCGACCTCGCCACCCGCCCCTACACCTACATGCACGAGTACAACAACGACAAGGCGGCGCTGATCCGCGAGATCTACGCGCGGGCGGTGGCCAGTCAGGCGTGA
- a CDS encoding YdeI/OmpD-associated family protein, giving the protein MPTFTAPLKQEGKTATGIEVPPEIIAALGGGKKPAVTVTLNGYTYRSTVGIMGGRALIPVSAEHRGNAGLSAGDTVTVTLEPDTAPRELVVPDDLQEALDANPAALAAFAKLSYSGRRQHTLSVEGTKNPETRARRVAKAIETLSGGA; this is encoded by the coding sequence ATGCCCACATTCACCGCACCGCTGAAGCAGGAAGGCAAGACCGCGACTGGCATCGAGGTGCCGCCGGAGATCATCGCGGCCCTCGGGGGCGGGAAGAAGCCCGCCGTGACCGTCACGCTGAACGGGTACACGTACCGCAGCACGGTGGGGATCATGGGGGGCCGCGCGCTGATCCCGGTGAGTGCCGAGCACCGGGGCAACGCGGGCCTGAGTGCCGGCGACACCGTGACCGTCACGCTGGAACCCGACACGGCCCCGCGTGAACTCGTGGTGCCGGACGACCTCCAGGAGGCGCTGGACGCGAACCCGGCGGCCCTGGCGGCCTTCGCGAAACTGTCGTACAGCGGCAGACGCCAGCACACCCTGTCGGTCGAGGGGACGAAGAACCCCGAGACGCGGGCGCGGCGCGTGGCGAAGGCCATCGAGACGCTGTCCGGCGGCGCGTGA
- a CDS encoding ribonucleotide-diphosphate reductase subunit beta, with protein MTHTPFSATNWSDPEDHFSATFYEKYTSQLWFPDEIPLTSDALVWQALEDNERWVYIHASAGLNALDTLQGEVGMPTLRGLVDGHIRKATLQFQGMMEDIHARSYSLMNKTFLTTSQEREVFGWVRTQPQLQFKIHFIQDVFADPDTSRLGLWKKLVVSCMLETALFYSGFFYPLYLAGQGRMVAAGEIFNLIILDEALHGVYVALLAQEQFAALDAAGQTAATEWYAQTLDTLYRNELAYTDVLYARLNLTGEVRRFLRYNFNVLADNLGLERTFPDEEIHPVVHNGIRTGGTTHDFFSAKGNSYARIGVEPLTDRDIEALWAGGFPAQTQGAVTHD; from the coding sequence ATGACCCACACCCCGTTCTCTGCGACCAACTGGTCTGACCCCGAGGATCACTTCTCGGCCACCTTCTACGAGAAATACACGTCCCAGCTGTGGTTCCCGGACGAGATCCCGCTGACCAGCGACGCCCTGGTGTGGCAGGCCCTGGAAGACAACGAACGCTGGGTGTACATCCACGCCTCGGCGGGCCTGAACGCGCTGGACACCCTGCAGGGCGAGGTCGGGATGCCCACGCTGCGCGGGCTGGTGGACGGCCACATCCGCAAGGCCACGCTGCAGTTCCAGGGCATGATGGAGGACATCCACGCCCGCAGCTACAGCCTGATGAACAAGACCTTCCTGACCACCAGCCAGGAGCGCGAGGTCTTCGGGTGGGTGCGAACCCAGCCGCAGCTCCAGTTCAAGATCCACTTCATCCAGGATGTGTTCGCCGACCCCGACACGTCACGCCTGGGGCTGTGGAAGAAGCTGGTCGTGTCGTGCATGCTCGAAACGGCGCTGTTCTACAGCGGGTTCTTCTATCCGCTGTATCTGGCCGGGCAGGGCCGCATGGTCGCGGCGGGCGAGATCTTCAACCTGATCATCCTGGACGAGGCGCTGCACGGCGTGTACGTGGCCCTGCTGGCCCAGGAGCAGTTCGCCGCCCTGGACGCCGCCGGGCAGACCGCCGCCACCGAGTGGTACGCGCAGACGCTGGACACGCTGTACCGCAACGAGCTGGCCTACACCGATGTGCTGTACGCCCGCCTGAACCTCACGGGCGAGGTGCGGCGCTTCCTGCGCTACAACTTCAACGTCCTGGCCGACAACCTGGGCCTGGAGCGCACCTTCCCCGACGAGGAGATCCATCCGGTCGTCCACAACGGCATCCGCACCGGGGGCACCACGCACGACTTCTTCAGCGCCAAGGGCAACAGCTACGCCCGGATCGGCGTGGAGCCGCTGACCGACCGCGATATTGAGGCGCTGTGGGCGGGCGGCTTTCCGGCGCAGACCCAGGGGGCGGTGACGCATGACTGA
- a CDS encoding DUF899 family protein — protein sequence MIDTTLAHPPVVDRAAWTAARATLLPLEKAATRLHDAIAAQRRRLPMTPVENYTFAGRDGPVTLAGLFAGRSQLILHHFMFEPHWAQGCAFCSDDADNAVPHLAHFAPYDISFVRISRAPVEKLTAYSARMGWTVPWVSSGSTTFGDDWGWTRPGGGEVSGFSVYLLHSGVPHLTYRTEGRGVELMSSIAGHLDITPYGRQETWEDSPPGWPQDGTFTKIRRHDEYGEGVQLSEGLNV from the coding sequence GTGATCGACACCACCCTCGCCCATCCGCCCGTCGTCGACCGGGCCGCGTGGACGGCCGCCCGCGCCACGCTGCTGCCGCTGGAGAAGGCCGCGACGCGCCTGCACGACGCGATCGCCGCGCAGCGCCGCCGCCTGCCCATGACGCCCGTCGAGAACTACACGTTCGCCGGCCGGGACGGCCCCGTCACGCTGGCGGGGCTGTTCGCGGGCCGCTCGCAGCTGATCCTGCACCACTTCATGTTCGAGCCGCACTGGGCGCAGGGCTGCGCGTTCTGCTCGGACGACGCGGACAACGCCGTGCCGCACCTCGCGCACTTCGCGCCGTACGACATCAGCTTCGTGCGGATCTCCCGCGCGCCCGTGGAGAAGCTCACGGCCTACTCGGCACGGATGGGCTGGACGGTGCCGTGGGTGTCGTCGGGGAGCACCACCTTCGGCGACGACTGGGGCTGGACACGGCCCGGCGGCGGCGAGGTCTCCGGCTTCAGCGTGTACCTGCTGCACAGCGGCGTGCCCCACCTGACGTACCGCACCGAGGGGCGCGGCGTGGAACTGATGTCCAGCATCGCCGGGCACCTGGACATCACGCCGTACGGCCGCCAGGAGACCTGGGAGGACTCCCCGCCCGGCTGGCCGCAGGACGGCACCTTCACGAAGATCAGGCGGCACGACGAGTACGGAGAAGGTGTCCAACTGTCGGAAGGTCTGAACGTCTGA